aactcaagacgttctgaacgcctggcagtcacgtagtgatgattactccctggttcagtgcggcatgctttacagcttagaaccggggctccaaaagcgttttgagcagcacggagcatatgagatgttccaagagctgaaaatggttttccaagctcatgcccgggtcgagagatatgaagtctccgacaagttctacagttgtaagatggaggagaatagttccgtcagcgaacacatactcaaaatgtctgggttgcacaaccgcttgtctcagctgggagttaatctcccggatgacgcggtcgttgacagaatccttcagtcgctcccacctagctacaagagctttgtgatgaacttcaatatgcaggggatggaaaagaccattcctgaggtatattcaatgctgaaatcagcggaggtggagatcaaaaaggaacatcaagtgttgatggtgaataaaaccactaagttcaagaaaggcaagggtaagaagaacttcaagaaagacggcaagggagttgccgcgcccggtaagcaagctgccgggaagaagacaaagaatggacccaagcctgagactgagtgcttttattgcaagggaaacggtcactggaagcggaactgccccaagtacttagcggataagaaggccggcaataccaaaggtatatgtgatatacatgttatagatgtgtacctaaccagcgctcgtagtagctcctgggtatttgataccggtgcggttgctcatatttgtaactcaaagcaggagctgcggaataagcggagactggcgaaggacgaggtgacgatgcgcgtcgggaatggttccaaggtcgatgtgatcgccgtcggcacgctacctctacatttacctacgggactagttttaaacctcaataattgttatttagtgccagctttgagcatgaacattgtatctggatctcgtttaatgcgagatggctactcatttaaatccgagaataatggttgttctatttatatgagagatatgttttatggtcatgccccgctggtcaatggtttattcttaatgaatctcgaacgtgatgttacacatattcatagtgtgaatgccaagaaatgtaaggttgataatgatagtcccacatacttgtggcactgccgccttggtcacattggtgtcaaacgcatgaagaaactccatgcagatggacttttggagtctcttgattatgaatcatttgacacgtgcgaaccatgcctcatgggcaaaatgaccaagactccgttctccggaacagtggagcgagcaaccaacttattggaaatcatacatactgatgtgtgcggtccaatgagcgttgaggctcgcggtggctatcgttatgttctcaccctcactgatgacttgagtagatatgggtatgtctacttaatgaaacacaagtctgagacctttgaaaagttcaaggaatttcagagtgaggttgagaatcaacgtgacaggaaaataaagttcttacgatcagatcgtggaggggaatatttgagtcacgaatttggcacacacttaaggaaatgtggaattgtttcacaactcacgccgcctggaacacctcagcgtaatggtgtgtccgaacgtcgtaatcgcactctattggatatggtgcgatctatgatgtctcttaccgatctaccgctatcattctggggttatgctttagagactgccgcattcactttaaatagggctccgtcgaaatccgttgagacgacaccgtatgaattatggtttggaaagaaacctaagctgtcgtttcttaaagtttggggatgcgatgcttatgtcaagaaacttcaacctgaaaagctcgaacccaagtcggaaaaatgcgtcttcataggataccctaaggaaaccattgggtataccttctacctcagatccgaaggcaagatcttcgttgccaagaacgggtcctttctggagaaagagtttctctcgaaagaagtaagtgggaggaaagtggaacttgatgagatgacccctctcgaaccagaaagtagcgcagcacaagaaaatgtttctgtggtgcctgcaccgactagagaggaagttaatgatgacgatcatgatcaagttaccactgaacttcgtaggtccacaaggacacgttccgcaccagagtggtacggcaaccctgtcctggaaatcatgttgttggacaacggtgaaccttcgaactatgaagaagcaatggcgggtccagattccaacaaatggcttgaagccatgcaatccgagataggatccatgtatgaaaacaaagtgtggactttgacagacttgcccgatgatcggcgagcgatagaaaataaatggatctttaagaagaagacggacgcggatggaaatgttaccatctataaagctcgacttgtcgctaagggttatcgacaagttcaaggagttgactacgatgagaccttctcacccgtagcgaagctgaagtccgtccgaatcatgttagcaattgccgcattctacgattatgaaatatggcaaatggacgtcaaaacggcattccttaacggcttccttaaggaagaattgtatatgatgcagccggaaggttttgtcgatcctaagaatgctgacaaagtatgcaagctccagcgctcaatctatgggctggtgcaggcatctcggagttggaacattcgctttgatgagatgatcaaagcgtttgggtttacacagacttatggagaagcctgtgtttacaagaaagtgagtgggagctctgtagcatttctcatattatatgtggatgacatactattgatgggaaatgatatagaattcttggaaagtataaaggcctacttgaataagtgtttttcaatgaaggaccttggagaagctgcttacatattaggcatcaagatctatagagatagatcgagacgcctcataggtctttcacaaagcacataccttgacaagatattgaagaagttcaatatggatcagtccaagaaggggttcttgcctgtattgcaaggtgtgagattgagcacggctcaatgcccgaccacggcagaagatagagaaaagatgagtgtcgtcccctatgcctcggccatagggtctattatgtatgccatgctgtgtaccagacctgatgtaaaccttgccgtaagtttggtaggaaggtaccaaagtaatcccggcatggaacactggacagcggtcaagaacatcctgaagtacctgaaaaggactaaggatatgtttctcgtttatggaggtgacgaagagctcgtcgtaaagggttacgtcgatgctagcttcgacacagatctggatgactctaagtcacaaaccggatacgtgtatattttgaatggtggggcagtcagctggtgcagttgcaagcaaagcgtcgtggcgggatctacatgtgaagcggagtacatggcagcctcggaggcagcacatgaagcaatctggatgaaggagttcattgccgacctaggagttattcccaatgcatcggggccgatgactctcttctgtgacaacactggagctattgcccttgccaaggagcccaggtttcacaagaagaccaggcacatcaagcgtcgcttcaactccattcgtgaaaatgttcaaaatggagacatagatatttgtaaagtacatacggatttgaatgtcgcagatccgttgactaaacctcttccacgggcaaaacatgatcaacaccagaactctatgggtgtacgattcatcacaatgtaactagattattgactctagtgcaagtgggagactgttggaaatatgccctagaggcaataataaaatggttattattatatttccttgttcatgataattgtctattgttcatgctataattgtgttatccggaaatcgtaatacatgtgtgaacacatagaccataacatgtccctagtgagcctctagttgactagctcgttgatcaatagatggttacggtttcctgaccatggacattggatgtcattgataacgggatcacatcattaggagaatgatgtgatggacaagacccaatcctaagcatagcactagatcgtgtagttcgtttgctgaagcttttctaatgtcaagtatcatttccttagaccatgagatcgtgcaactcccggataccgtaggaatgctttgggtgtaccaaacgtcacaacgtaactgggtggctataaaggtgcactacaggtatctccgaaagtgtctgttgggttggctcggatcgagactgggatttgtcactccgtatgacggagaggtatctctgggcccactcggtattgcatcatcataatgagctcaatgtgactaagtagttagtcacgggatcatgcattacggaacgagtaaagtgacttgccggtaacgagattgaacgaggtattgggataccgacgatcgaatctcgggcaagtaacgtaccgattgacaaagggaattgtatacgggattgcttgaatcctcgacatcgtggttcatccgatgagatcatcgtggaacatgtgggagccaacatgggtatccagatcccgctgttggttattggctagagaggtgtctcggtcatgtctgcatgattcccgaacccgtagggtctacacacttaaggttcgatgacgctagggttataaggaaggtttgtatgtgattaccgaatgttgttcggagtcccggatgagatcccggacgtcacgaggagttccggaatggtccggaggtaaagatttatatatgggaagtcaccatacggtcaccggaaatattcgggggtataccggtattgtaccgggaccaccggaggggttccgggggtccaccgggagggtccacctgccccggagggccttatgggctgtaggtggaagggaaccaacccttagtgggctgggcgccaacccccctagggcccatgcgcctagggtttgggggaaaccctaaaggggggcgcccccccttgcttggggggcaagccacctcccccttggccgccacccccctctagatcccatctagaggggccggcccccttccccttctccctataaatagaggggtgaggggagggctgcagcaccacatccaaggcgcagcccctcccctccccaacacctctcctccttcgcgtgtgcttggcgaagccctgctggagaactgtcactccaccaccaccacgccgtcgtgctgctgttggagccttcttcctcaacctctccctcctccttgctggatcaaggcgtgggagacgtcaccgctccgtacgtgtgttgaacgcggaggtgtcgtccgttcggcgcttggatcatcggtgatttggatcacgacgagtacgactccatcaaccccgttttcttgaacgcttccgctcgcgatctacaagggtatgtagatgcactcctcccctctcgttgctagtaaactccatagattgatcttggtgatgcttagaaaattttaatttctgctacgatcctcaacacttagctttgggttcaatcttgcagtgtcctttcctagtgacagtaggggcagcaaggcacgtattgtattgttgccatcgagaataacaagatggggtttatatcatattgcatgagtttatccctctacatcatgtcatcttgcttaaagcgttactatgttcttatgaacttaatactctagatgcatgctggatagcggtcgatgtgtggagtaatagtagtagatgcacgcaggagtcggtctactagtctcggacgtgatgcctatatacatgatcatacctagatattctcataactatctcaattctgtcaattgctcaacagtaatttgttcacccaccgtaaatacttatgctcttgagagaagccactagtgaaacctatggccccgggtctattttccatcatattaatcttccaacacttagctatttccgttgccttttattttgcttttattttactttgcatctttatcacaaaaataccaaaaatattatcttatcatatctatcagatctcactctcgtaagtgaccgtgtagggattgacaaccccttatcgtgttggttgcgaggatttatttgtttgtgtaggtgcgagggactcgtgtgtagcctcctactggattgataccttggttctcaaaaactgagggaaatacttacgctactttgctgcatcaccctttcctcttcaaggaaaaaccaacgcagtgctcaagaggtagcatgaagcttcgtggtggtgttgggagccttgaattaagttgtggagagagccccaaccttgtttgtaaaggtccggtcgccaccTTCAAGGTCACAGCTAGTGGattcacgacatcttgcattgtgcgagggcgtgaggagaatacggtggtccTAGTGACTTCTTGGGGCGCATTGTGCCTCCACagtgctccaacggagacgtacctcCCCCAAAAGGAGGGAACTTCAGTAACATATCCTCATCTCCATCGACTCAGTTAcatcttacctttactttgtgcaagcttttaTTGTGTTTCTATCTTGTTCTTgcctttgttattgttgttgtgctGGTCATATAGGTTGtacacctagttgcatatctatacAACATATTTTCTTCGTAAGTCTTAATTTGTTAAAAGAAGTTAAAAATTGATAGTCACCTATTCACTCCTTCCCTCTAGTCTACCATACCAATCCTTTCACCAGAGTTATTCGTCCATATCATTGATATGAAATCGCATCTTGtgcttccagtaggggtaatcagtgcaaTCAATGATAGGTTTCCTCATAGCACCTCTAAAATTTCATGTAAtagacataactaaaactccaaatGATTAAAAACAAAATCACACAGAGACAAGTGAAtacctctgataccaattgtagttTCAAAGTTATCGACCAGAGGAGGGTGAATGTGTGATTTAAAAAAATCTTCTAAAACTTGAAATACTGTAGGAAATAGAAGAATAACAAGACAACAACACAAAGGCAAATTAGAGGAATAACTAGACAATTACTTAGCAAGAAAATGACCAAGTAGAAGTACAAGTACTCAAGTCTAACAAACAAGAAGATGCATTTGAGAAAGGTAAACAAAGCACGATGCTAAACATGTATATATGCATAATCTTCACATCAATCACAAAGAAGGATAGAAAGGGAAAATAGATTGAAACACAAAGGAATTTTAAAAGTAAAACAGTGTGAAGAAATAAAACATATTTGCTCTTAGAAGATAATGCCATGTGCTCACTCAATTCAACTTGCTAGCACAACTCTAAGTCTGGTTGGAGAGGCTGAGCCCCATCTCTGAAGACACGAAAATCTTTGCCTTGTCATCCTTGAACTAAGTTCCACATaactcatccaatcactcgtggtagatCTTGAGGTGATCTCCGTACCTTCACATACTAGTTCTTCAGCGAATCCACACTCTAGATGCTCTTGAACAGTATAACCATCTAGAGGGTGCACAATCCTCAAGAGTGGGAAGTGAAGCGAAGAGTGTAGGATGCATGCAACGGGATCTTGATGGTTGAGGATGGAGGAACATGACAACATGTAGATATGTTGAAGGACTCCAGCTGCTCCTCATGTCGTGTCGCGGGGACCGACGACCGGTGCTGCTCCCCGCTCCCCTATGGCGCGTTAGCTAGCTCATAAAAGGAAGTCGAAGGGGATATTAGAGGAGATCAGAAGATCCGCGGCTAGAGGTTTTTTAGGTGACAAAGGAAATCTGTCGGATAGGATCAGGGGAGGTGGATGGGATTAAGGGAGGGAGTGTTCCAGTAACGCAATCAGGTTGCGGTGGGGATGGGCGTAATCAAGTGAAAACTGACTTGATACTCATTTACACTGTATTCGTTTACGGTCTAGTGCAATCAAACACATGAACCGACTTTTGCGGTGCCAATGTAATCGGGAAAACGGGATTAAATTAGCAAAACAAACACCTTCTTGCTGATGATCATATGTTATTGATTATACTAAGAATCTTCCGCTTCGTAAAAAGAAATAATTAACATTATGCAGTATACTCAACCCATACGGTAAGGAAGAGTGTAACAAAAAAGAGTCGAAGTGGAGAGGAGGGTGAAGAGAGGTGGAGGCAAATGAAGTTCGTACCAATACAGCTGGGCAAATCTAGAAAAGAAAGCTGAGCAACCCGGCCCAGTCAGTGACGCTGCCACCTGCTAGAAGTTTCACACCCCGGTCCGCACCTGCCACCTCCGGTGACGTTGCCACCCGGAAGTTACCGGCGCCGCCGGTTCCCACCCCACCCCGCCTCTCCAGTCTCTGCCTTGACCCTCCAACTCTTCCCACCTTCTTCGGGCTTCGCTTCAGCTCAGCTGAGTAGGGAGCTGCAAAGATATTTCCTTTCTTCTTTTCCGTCTGCCCCCCAACTGCTCCGCACTTTCCTTCTATCCTTCCTTTCTCCCGATCTGAGCAACACCCAGTCGCTCGCTCGATTGATCCCCACAGCCCCGATCCTCGAGTGGTAAAGTAGCCAGATCAGTCGGCGTTCTGCTTCCTGCTCAACCCAGATTAGATTTGCTTGTCTTGTTGTTGTGCTGGGGCGCTCGCTCCAATTCGGTCAAGGTTTTCTACTCCTAGGTCTTCCTTGATTTGTTGCCCTTTCTTGGCGTCTAGTTCATCCGCCGCGGAGTAGCCCGATTCACTTGTAGTTGTGTCCCCTTGCTCACGAGTTATAGCCTTGACTTCATTTCGTCTTCTTGGAGGCAAATAAAGTTGTCCTTGTTGAGTTGGAGGAGAAGGGGGATGCGACCACTCTTGTATCCCCATTTTTAAGCGGTATATGCTCGTCTCGGGGATGAGATACTTGTGAATTTTACGGTCCAGTTCGCTGTGTCGATGTCTCCTCTGGCTCTTCTGCTCTTCCTTCTCTGCTCGTCTCTGGCTTTGGCTTCCGGGTCCGAGCCAACCCTTTCATGGACCTGTGGAGATGAACAAGTTTCCATCTTGGAGACCTCTGATGGCCGTCAAAATCTGTCCATCAATGGGGTTTTGGTGAAGGACCGTGCTCAAGGCTGCGACAGGCTCCGGTCCTACTTTGGGAGTGGTTGCCTCAGCTGCGATGAGCGGTCGCAATCCTGGAGGGGCGCGTGGATGCGCTCCTGCAGCGATGATGGGAGTCAATCTAGCTATGGTGAGTGGCTTCTAGGTTTCTAGCTTCAGCTGTGTCCGCAGTTTGCCGCAGTTTGTTCGATATGTTTATGTTTGTATAAGAGCTTGAATTGGCAAGTATATATGGAACTTTGGTCATTTGATGACCCGGTGCATGTCCTGGCATGCACCGAGTAGTAATGAACAAAGTGACTTTTTGAACTGAAAATGGACAAAGTGACTGGTCAAGTCTAGCCAAATATTAGTTGCTGTACCTGAATCTGTTTTGTATTCGACTTGAAATGCTTGATTGTGGTTGCTGGATTGTGCTGTGCTGAACCTAGATTATAAATTTATTATCAAGTATGAAAAGATCGGCACAGCAATAGGGAAAAACAGGTTATACAAATGATAAAATCGGCAAAAGCTGGTCAAGACAAATAGGATTATCATAATGCACTACAATACCAAACACAACCTAAGTACCATATATATCTGAATTTTGAGGTATGATTCTGTTTACAACACATGACTTTTACTGATCGAAGCTGTTGTTGGTACTTCGTGTAACACTAGCATTCATGCATCCTACTATTATTCTTTAGTTTTGGTGTAGACGTCGGTTCTATGGGAATGCCACTTCTATTCTATGCTATAGACTGACCATATCCGTTAATGTGAGCCGTGGGTGTACAGACCCACCACTCAGATTCTTGTCATCTTCAGCTCGAATGAGTGCCTATTTTCTCTATAAATAAATCGTTACCTAATTTCTCTTAGGTATTCTAGTTACTTGTATATTTCTAAGTTCTGTTTACACACATGCTTTGTTATGAAATGTAGTAACTTCAGCTCCAAACATACCAAGGAGGCTTTTGAAGCAGTCGTCAGAGAATGGCGCAAAAGCTGAAGATGACCCTTGTGGGAACACGGGTCTACACGAAAATAAACATGATGCCAATGATTCTTCCAAAAAAGAGGATCCTTTGTTGGCTGTGCCTGGTGTGCTTCTCCTATGCTGTGGTCTCATGCTCCCATGTTTTCATGCCGaaagaaaagaaggaagaagacaGAATACTACATCCATTCAGCGCAATGCTGGTAAGTCAATACATCATGTGTTATTGTCCTTTTTCCTTTTCCAGCAAATGTGTTATTGTCCGTTGATATTCGGGAAAAGCAATTCTTACTGTCATCCTTGTAGTGGGATCAAAAGTAAATACACCAAAATATTAGTTGTCTGGAGTCAAATTGGAGTAGGCTAATTTGGGATAATAGTTTTTAGAAAGTCCATCTAGTTCAAGCACTATACTGGGTATGCTTGGTCAATAATAATGCATGCATGAGGGTTTGGTTACAAAGATGTTGATATCGGGTGATGTTCATACCACTGCCCTCAAATTACACATTCTTTTAGTTATTAGCTGAACGCCTGTGTGTTGCTGCAAAAGTGATAATAGTACATCCAATCATGTAAAACGTCTATTTTCATACATATCTGATGCTAAAAATAAGACTGAACTTCAGAAAAGTGGCAATGCACAAATAGAAAACCGTAAACCTGATCATAACATGTAAAAAGAGAGCTCACACAAGATAGTGGAGATTGGAGCAGATGGCCCCACATGCCAGCAACTTAGGATCAGTGAAGACGAGGTAAGATGGCAAATGGACCATCAACTTTAATATCTGCTGGAGTTAAGGTGTCAAAATTAGTGTTCAGCTATGATACTAGGTTTATCAAAAGTTGATTCACAGTATGTATTTGCAAACtttttatctactccctccgtcccaaaataagtgactcgactttatactaactttgtactaaagctagtacaaagttgagtcacttattttgggacggagggagtacctgctAGATACCAGCCCAGCTTCTCCCAACTAGTGTGTCCATTTCCATAGTAGGTCAGCTATACCATTTCCACACCCGCTGTGCGAACTTATGGGGGAATGATTTCTGTTAAGATTATAAAATGTTGTACCTATGTCAAGTTTAATAATCTTTCATCACGTAGTGTTGGCTCACTATTATATAGCTCTTCTCATGCATTTCTCATCTTACTGGTTCAATTTAGATGTCCTTTCATCTCATTGCACACAGATCATTGACAGAGTTAATGCGCTTATTTGGACTAAAATGTTGTCTGGAAGGACCAAAACAGAGTATTTGCAAATTTAGAGCTAACCACTTTGGCAAGCATTTGAATATTCATATTGCGTGAATTATCTCAGTTCTGAAATGCGCCTCCAACTGTTAAATGGCTTGAAGGATCAATGTTTTATGGCATTGTCCATTGTGTCCACTGTTAATCTTTGTTGCATTCTTCTCTAAACAATCAAATGTTTCTTTACAGTTGAATCTCTTTCATCCTTTGACGTAAGCACGTCATCTGATAAGATCCCACCAACTCCACACCGAATACCTCCAAGCCCATCTAGATTCGCACCGTCTCCGCATATTGCTCGAGTTGGATCTGTTGACTTAAGTGTCCAGCAGATTCTCAGGGCGACTCAGAATTTCTCACATTCATTTAAATTGGGTGAAGGAGGATTTGGGACTGTCTACAGGGCTGTATTGTCAGATGGCCAGGTTGTTGCAGTCAAGAGAGCTAAAAAGGTAGTGACATGCTATTGTTTCTTATCTTTTGCTGTTATTATTGATACTTATCAAACTGTCTTGGTTGCGTATGTGTTCATTATATTTGCTCAATTAAGATTTTCTTTTGGATGAAATGTAGCACAACTTATACAGTTACTAGGAGTACTTCTTCAGGTGGAAACTGTGATTTTAGTTCTTTGGTTCTCTGCTAGCGACGCATAATGGGTTCTATTATTTATTACAGGACCATTTTGCGGGTCCTAGTGACGAGTTCAGCAATGAAGTAGAATTGCTTGCTAAGATTGACCACCGGAATTTGGTGA
This window of the Triticum aestivum cultivar Chinese Spring chromosome 5D, IWGSC CS RefSeq v2.1, whole genome shotgun sequence genome carries:
- the LOC123120728 gene encoding calmodulin-binding receptor-like cytoplasmic kinase 3, translated to MSPLALLLFLLCSSLALASGSEPTLSWTCGDEQVSILETSDGRQNLSINGVLVKDRAQGCDRLRSYFGSGCLSCDERSQSWRGAWMRSCSDDGSQSSYVTSAPNIPRRLLKQSSENGAKAEDDPCGNTGLHENKHDANDSSKKEDPLLAVPGVLLLCCGLMLPCFHAERKEGRRQNTTSIQRNAVESLSSFDVSTSSDKIPPTPHRIPPSPSRFAPSPHIARVGSVDLSVQQILRATQNFSHSFKLGEGGFGTVYRAVLSDGQVVAVKRAKKDHFAGPSDEFSNEVELLAKIDHRNLVRLLGYTDKGNERIIITEYVPNGTLREHLDGQHGRTLDFNQRLEIAIDVAHALTYLHLYAEKTIIHRDVKSSNILLTDSYRAKVSDFGFARSGPSDTEKTHISTKVKGTAGYLDPEYLRTYQLTPKSDVFSFGILLVEIISARRPVELKRTAEERITIRWTFKKFNEGNMREILDPLLEDRVDEEVLEKLLSLAFQCAAPTREDRPTMKEVGEQLWEIRKEYGKSVRRV